From a single Lolium rigidum isolate FL_2022 chromosome 7, APGP_CSIRO_Lrig_0.1, whole genome shotgun sequence genomic region:
- the LOC124676689 gene encoding peptidyl-prolyl cis-trans isomerase CYP21-4-like — MARIKPKQLLIQSKTKKSPSRISYSSIITWNLIVVLVVLSLYATYRHWHHRPAFEPEMDLHRAENAERSEDSTKLSTPNYAVMDTAKGSITIEIYKDASAGVVDRFVKLCKSDYFKGMPFRHVIKNFVIQGGDFDFNGASQDWILKAKASGENALSPKHEAFMIGTTKSPNNKGFDIFITTAPIPDLNDKIVVFGRVIKGEDIVQEIEEIDTDDHYQPKTPIGIINITLRQEL, encoded by the exons ATGGCCAGGATAAAGCCGAAGCAGCTGCTAATTCAGAGCAAGACAAAGAAGAGTCCCAGTCGAATCAGTTACTCCAGTATCATCACTTGGAACCTCATCGTTGTCTTGGTTGTGCTATCACTCTATGCGACCTACAGGCATTGGCATCACAG GCCGGCCTTCGAGCCTGAAATGGATCTTCATCGGGCTGAG AATGCAGAGAGATCTGAAGATTCAACAAAATTAAGTACACCTAACTATGCA GTAATGGACACTGCGAAAGGCTCAATTACTATAGAAATATACAAAGATGCTTCTGCTGGTGTTGTGGACAGATTTGTCAAATTATG CAAGAGTGATTATTTTAAAGGAATGCCATTTCGTCATGTCATAAAGAACTTTGTAATCCAAGGAGGTGATTTTGATTTCAATGGAGCTTCCCAAGATTGGATACTAAAAGCCAAAGCCAGTGGAGAAAATGCTCTCAG TCCAAAACATGAAGCATTTATGATTGGGACTACAAAGAGTCCTAACAATAAAGGATTTGATATATTTATCACGACTGCTCCAATTCCCGACTTGAATGACAAGATTGTTGTGTTCGGGAGAGTTATTAAGGGAGAAGATATTGTTCAG GAGATTGAGGAAATTGATACCGACGACCATTACCAGCCCAAAACCCCTATAGGTATCATTAACATCACGCTCAGGCAGGAGCTTTGA
- the LOC124672529 gene encoding serpin-Z2A-like produces the protein MALRFTGRDSLTALTYRLAEQLAVTSAEDRGNLIFSPLAIYSALSLVAAGARGSTLDELLAVLGASSSGELAENVLFVAEHALADRSTSGGPLVAFASGVWHDAGRPLEPAYKEAVVTSYKAEIRAVDFRNKPEQSRKEINRWVAAATGKLIDSILPPGSMDQDTVVVLASAIYFKGKWTKPFEKKRTKVERFYLLDGGAVNAPMMNTRRSQYIAVHDGFKVLRLPYRSQDPRRRRGTANVHEPAVPLPRYSMCVFLPDAHDGLWDLVDKIASSPSFLRDHLPEETVEVDKFRLPKFKISFSRKLSRVLRDMGLKVAFSTNNADLSGMAPDVDDGSGMRMRLALQEVFHRAILEVNEEGTEAAAVTVCHMDVYEACFEDEPPVEFVADHPFAFFVLEEVSSAVVFAGHVLDPS, from the exons ATGGCGCTCCGGTTTACCGGCCGCGACTCCCTGACGGCGCTCACCTACCGTCTCGCCGAGCAGTTGGCGGTCACCTCCGCGGAGGACCGTGGCAATCTCATCTTCTCTCCGTTGGCAATCTACTCGGCTCTCTCTCTGGTGGCCGCTGGCGCCCGCGGCAGCACCCTGGACGAGCTCCTGGCCGTCCTCGGCGCCAGCTCCAGTGGCGAGCTCGCCGAGAACGTCCTCTTCGTGGCGGAGCACGCGCTCGCCGATCGCTCAACGTCGGGCGGGCCACTCGTCGCGTTCGCGTCCGGTGTGTGGCACGACGCGGGGCGACCACTGGAGCCGGCCTACAAGGAAGCCGTCGTCACGTCGTACaaagccgagatacgcgccgtcgACTTCCGCAACAAG CCGGAGCAATCAAGGAAAGAAATCAACAGATGGGTCGCGGCAGCCACGGGCAAGCTTATCGACTCAATCCTTCCTCCGGGATCGATGGACCAGGACACGGTGGTGGTGCTCGCCAGCGCGATCTACTTCAAGGGCAAGTGGACGAAGCCCTTCGAGAAGAAGAGAACCAAGGTGGAGAGGTTCTACCTCTTAGACGGCGGCGCCGTGAATGCGCCCATGATGAACACGAGGCGGAGCCAGTACATCGCCGTGCACGACGGCTTCAAGGTGCTCAGGCTGCCCTACAGGTCACAGGACCCCAGGCGGCGACGCGGTACTGCGAACGTTCACGAACCTGCGGTACCACTGCCGCGGTACTCCATGTGCGTCTTCCTGCCAGACGCGCACGACGGCCTGTGGGACCTCGTCGACAAGATCGCGTCCAGCCCGAGCTTCCTGCGCGACCACCTGCCGGAAGAGACGGTGGAGGTCGACAAGTTCCGGCTGCCCAAGTTCAAGATCTCCTTCTCCAGGAAGCTGTCCCGCGTCCTCCGGGATATGGGACTTAAGGTCGCGTTTAGCACTAACAACGCTGACCTGTCTGGCATGGCGCCCGATGTCGACGATGGCTCCGGCATGCGGATGCGATTGGCGCTGCAGGAGGTCTTCCACAGGGCGATTCTCGAGGTGAACGAGGAAGGCACGGAGGCGGCTGCGGTCACCGTCTGCCATATGGACGTATATGAAGCCTGCTTTGAGGACGAGCCACCGGTCGAGTTCGTCGCCGACCATCCATTTGCATTCTTTGTGCTCGAGGAAGTATCCTCTGCGGTCGTCTTCGCGGGGCATGTACTTGATCCTTCATGA